AGCATTCCCTGAAAACCTCCAAAAGGTTATGGTTCTTCTGAGACAACCTGAAAATGGCGTAAAGACAGTCGAAGCGATTAAACCAATAGAAATAAACACAGAAAAACCTCTTCCATCCAAAGGATCAACAGAAGAAACTGAAAAAATTGCCACATTTCTATCGCAGAAATGGAATGTAACTGAAAAAACAGTAGAAGTTTCGATTGAAGGGGGGATTAAAAAGAAGAATGGATAACAATCAAGGACCATTTTCATGGCTCAAAAAAATTCTTAAATTAGATGAAAAGTCAGAGAAAAAACCAAATAAATACCAATATATGATTCTGGTCTTATGTGTTGGCGCTGCGCTAATGCTTGTAGGGAATATTGTTCTGAAACCCAATACAACCCCAGCTGAGGTTCCGGCGTCAAGCAATACCAAGGTGGCAGCTGAGGATGTGCCTGCATTTGGTTTGAAAAAAGGTTCAGGGAATAAGGCAATTGCTGCATATGAAGAAAAATATGAGGATCAACTTAAAAAAGCACTGCAGGATATGTTAGGTGTCAATGATGTTACTGTTGTGGTGAATATTGATTCAACCGATAAAAAGGTTTTAGAAAAAAACAGAGTGACAAAATCGCAAACAACGGATGAAACCGATCGTGATGGTGGACAACGAAAAGTGCAGGAATCTTCGACAGATGAACAACTAGTAATTGTTCGAGACGGAGAAAATGAGGGTCCAATTGTTGTGGAAACAAAAAAACCTGAAATTCGAGGTGTACTGGTAGTTGCAAAAGGAGCTGACAATATTCAGGTGAAAAAGTGGATTGTAGAAGCAGTCACAAGGGCGCTGGGAGTACCAAGCCACCGTGTCGCCGTTATGCCTAAAAAATAAGAGGGGGATTTTATATGTTATTAAAAAAACAAACAGTGTGGTTATTAACAATGTTAAGTTTAGTGGTTGTTCTTTCGGTGTATTACATTACTTCTCCAGAGCAAAAGTCCAACGACCTTGCCGCTGTGCAGCAAAATGTCAAAGAACAAAAACAGGATAAAACAAAAACTGAAGCGAAAGATGGAAAAACAATTGTGTCAACTGTTGCAGGGGATGATGCATTTGAAGAACTTCGCATGAAGCTGGATGATTTGAGAAGCCAAATGCAAGAAGAACTAACTACTCAATTAGCTTCCACTGATCTACCAGCAGATCAGCGCAGTAAGGTAAAAGATCAAATGGATCGTTTAAATCAAACAGCTCAAAAGGAAGAGATTCTAGAAACATTAATTAAAACGATGGGTTATGAAGATGCCCTTGTAAGAGCGGATGGAGAGCAAGTAAGAGTAACTGTTAAGTCCAAGAAGAAACCATCTGCATCAGAAGCAAATAAAATTATTCAACAAGTAAAGAAAGAAATCGGTGAAACTAATTACGTAGCGGTAGAATTCCAGCCAACAAAATAGTAAGTTGAAATTAAAAGGAAGGTCAATGACTTTCCTTTTTTATTGTTTGGCTGTGTTAAAGAACAGTGTTGATTTTTACACCCTGTTGATTGGAGCGGAGGGCACGAAGACTCCTGTGGGAGTATGGTTCTGGGGAGACCCCGCAGGCGCGTTTCTCCGAGGAGGCTCGCCGAAACACCCACGAACCGCTCGTGCCTGGAGCGGAAATCAACAGGCAAGTTTAACAGAGCCTATTGTATAAATAATAATTTTTAGGGAAAAATACTCATTTGAGGATAATCAAAATGTTAAAATTCCCTTTTTTATATAAAAATATTAAGATAAAGAGGAAAGGGATTAGTGATTTCTTAAAAGGAAATAATTTAGATTATTGAACTTTTACTAACTATTATCGTATAGTATTAGTAGCTAGTCCTAATTAATGTGGTACAAGGGGTGTTACTCAAATGTTAAAAGTACAAGAAATTCGTGAATTAATTAAATTGGTAGACCAGTCGAGTATTGATGAATTCGTATATGAAAATGAAGGTTCTAAAATTCAAATGAAGAAAAATGCTGCAACGGTTGTGACTTCAGTTCAACCAGTTGCACAGGCAGTGCCTGCCCCAGTTCAAGCAGCACCTGCTCCTGTAGTTACTCCTGCAGCAGTTACTGAAACGAAACAAGAAGCACCTAAAGTAGAAGCTGCAAGTCAAGCAGACACATCTAACCTACATAAAATCACATCACCAATGGTAGGCACATTCTATGCTTCACCAACTCCTGATGCAGATGTTTATGTAAAGGCAGGAGACAAGGTTTCAAAGGATTCAATCGTATGTATCGTCGAAGCAATGAAATTATTTAATGAAATTGAAGCTGAAGTAAATGGCGAAATTGTCGAAGTGCTAGTGAAAAATGGTCAATTAGTAGAATACGGACAGCCTTTATTTTTAGTAAAGCCTGAATAAGGAGCGATAACAGGATGATAAAAAAACTGTTAATTGCAAACAGAGGAGAAATTGCAGTTAGAATCATTCGGGCCTGCCGAGAAATGGGAATTGAATCAGTTGCTGTTTACTCAGAAGCAGACCGAGAAGCATTACATGTTCAATTGGCAGACGAAGCCTATTGTATTGGACCTACTTCATCAAAAGATAGTTACTTAAATGTAACTAATATTATTAGTGTTGCAAAACTTACGGGATGTGATGCAATCCATCCTGGTTA
The window above is part of the Bacillus sp. SORGH_AS_0510 genome. Proteins encoded here:
- the accB gene encoding acetyl-CoA carboxylase biotin carboxyl carrier protein, which encodes MLKVQEIRELIKLVDQSSIDEFVYENEGSKIQMKKNAATVVTSVQPVAQAVPAPVQAAPAPVVTPAAVTETKQEAPKVEAASQADTSNLHKITSPMVGTFYASPTPDADVYVKAGDKVSKDSIVCIVEAMKLFNEIEAEVNGEIVEVLVKNGQLVEYGQPLFLVKPE
- the spoIIIAG gene encoding stage III sporulation protein AG produces the protein MDNNQGPFSWLKKILKLDEKSEKKPNKYQYMILVLCVGAALMLVGNIVLKPNTTPAEVPASSNTKVAAEDVPAFGLKKGSGNKAIAAYEEKYEDQLKKALQDMLGVNDVTVVVNIDSTDKKVLEKNRVTKSQTTDETDRDGGQRKVQESSTDEQLVIVRDGENEGPIVVETKKPEIRGVLVVAKGADNIQVKKWIVEAVTRALGVPSHRVAVMPKK
- a CDS encoding SpoIIIAH-like family protein codes for the protein MLLKKQTVWLLTMLSLVVVLSVYYITSPEQKSNDLAAVQQNVKEQKQDKTKTEAKDGKTIVSTVAGDDAFEELRMKLDDLRSQMQEELTTQLASTDLPADQRSKVKDQMDRLNQTAQKEEILETLIKTMGYEDALVRADGEQVRVTVKSKKKPSASEANKIIQQVKKEIGETNYVAVEFQPTK